From a single Natronorubrum tibetense GA33 genomic region:
- a CDS encoding thiolase family protein, translated as MTAARKAAVAGVGLLPNGTYSLTERELAVDVIHEALEDAAVSLADVDGLYMPSPRPWTEQKFFSTNLLHLLGLEVDRTIEVSTGGTSGGKAFQTAVSDVRSGAVDTALVFAVERNSTIDTTGPYFDYILSTFDAEFESPIGMSIPGVYAQSMQRYCHEYDVDREDLAEIVVKNRDNAAADPDTLFDDSVTREAVLGSRPIADPIRMYECPAPCDGGAALVVTSADASGDGDGDDASETSSETEETVEVAGLGSHHAASHQLMTRDESITELPAVRKAAREASQDAGHAPDEIDVYEPYAPFPHIEAIITEELGLVDRGAGLEACLDGRTAADGEFPISPSGGCLGRGHPPMVTPLYNYVEAVRQLRGTASTPVSNADHVLTTSEHGHVNGATATVFARGE; from the coding sequence ATGACAGCAGCTCGCAAAGCAGCCGTAGCGGGAGTCGGACTGCTCCCGAACGGAACGTACTCGCTCACGGAACGGGAACTGGCGGTGGACGTCATCCACGAGGCGCTCGAGGACGCCGCCGTGTCGCTGGCGGACGTCGACGGGCTCTACATGCCCTCGCCGCGACCGTGGACGGAACAGAAGTTCTTCTCGACGAATCTGTTACACCTGCTCGGGCTCGAGGTCGATCGGACGATCGAGGTCTCGACCGGCGGAACCAGCGGCGGGAAAGCGTTTCAGACGGCCGTTTCGGACGTCCGAAGCGGCGCGGTTGACACCGCTCTCGTGTTCGCGGTCGAACGTAACTCGACGATCGACACGACCGGTCCGTACTTCGATTACATTCTCAGCACCTTCGATGCCGAGTTCGAGTCACCGATCGGAATGTCGATCCCGGGTGTCTACGCCCAGAGCATGCAGCGGTACTGCCACGAGTACGACGTCGACCGCGAGGACCTCGCCGAAATCGTCGTCAAGAATCGCGACAACGCGGCGGCCGATCCCGACACGCTCTTCGACGACTCCGTGACCCGGGAGGCGGTCCTCGGCTCGCGTCCGATCGCCGACCCCATCAGGATGTACGAGTGTCCGGCTCCCTGTGATGGCGGCGCGGCGTTGGTCGTGACGAGCGCAGACGCCAGCGGAGACGGCGACGGAGACGATGCCAGCGAGACGAGTAGCGAAACTGAGGAAACGGTCGAAGTAGCCGGATTGGGGAGCCACCACGCCGCAAGCCACCAGCTGATGACCCGCGATGAGTCGATCACCGAACTCCCGGCCGTCCGAAAGGCGGCGCGGGAGGCGAGCCAGGACGCGGGTCATGCTCCCGACGAGATCGACGTCTACGAGCCGTATGCCCCATTCCCTCACATCGAGGCGATCATCACCGAAGAGTTGGGACTGGTCGACCGAGGTGCGGGCCTCGAGGCCTGCCTCGACGGGCGAACTGCGGCCGATGGCGAGTTTCCGATCAGTCCGTCGGGCGGCTGTCTCGGTCGCGGCCATCCGCCGATGGTGACGCCACTGTACAACTACGTGGAAGCGGTTCGACAGCTCAGGGGAACCGCATCGACGCCGGTTTCGAACGCGGACCACGTCCTGACGACCTCGGAGCACGGCCACGTCAACGGAGCGACCGCGACGGTCTTCGCGAGGGGTGAGTGA
- a CDS encoding M20/M25/M40 family metallo-hydrolase — protein MSEPDPETALKRHDETFFADLEALLAQPSISATGDGIAECSSMVKDLCLEYGCDEAEIVETPGRPAVVAHARADRGDESDGTTANGESRPTVLLYGHYDVQPATPSEWTSPPFDPTVRDGPDGEQRLYARGAGDNKGQWFAHLCAIRALRETTGLPADVVLLIEGEEESGSENLEWLVREHSDEFDSDVAIVADGPIDSSGRPHVLLGARGLLYVDIEARGANRDLHSGNFGGPVPNPATAIATLLASLTDEDGRSTLAGFYDDVRPLTERDREVLDAIPVDEEDILSDLGLDALATDPDEGYVERLLTRPNLNVAGLDAGYHGEGMKTVLPSRARAKIDYRLVADQDPDAVYDALERHAREHAPAGIDVELSRVAAMAPQRTSADSPVVEPAMRAVRNGWDTDPILKPALGGSVPTYVFADALDVPCLVIPYANEDENNHAPDENIKLSCVRAGARTTVALLSELADADLESVSTHS, from the coding sequence GTGAGCGAGCCGGACCCCGAAACTGCCCTCAAGCGCCACGACGAGACGTTTTTCGCGGATCTCGAGGCGCTGCTGGCCCAGCCCTCGATCAGCGCGACCGGCGACGGGATAGCCGAGTGTTCGTCGATGGTCAAGGACCTGTGTCTCGAGTACGGCTGCGACGAGGCGGAGATCGTCGAGACTCCGGGTCGGCCGGCCGTCGTCGCACACGCGAGAGCGGACCGTGGTGATGAATCCGACGGGACCACCGCCAACGGCGAGAGCAGGCCGACCGTTCTGCTCTACGGCCACTACGATGTCCAGCCGGCGACGCCGTCGGAGTGGACCTCGCCGCCGTTCGATCCAACCGTCCGGGACGGTCCCGACGGCGAGCAACGACTCTACGCCCGCGGCGCGGGCGACAACAAGGGCCAGTGGTTCGCACACCTCTGTGCGATTCGGGCGCTGCGCGAGACGACCGGGCTACCGGCCGACGTCGTCCTCCTGATCGAAGGGGAAGAGGAGAGCGGGAGCGAGAATCTCGAGTGGCTCGTCCGCGAGCACAGCGACGAGTTCGACTCGGACGTCGCCATCGTCGCCGACGGACCGATCGACTCGTCGGGTCGGCCGCACGTCCTCCTCGGCGCGCGCGGATTGCTGTACGTCGACATCGAGGCTCGAGGGGCGAATCGAGACCTGCACTCCGGGAATTTCGGCGGTCCCGTACCCAACCCGGCGACTGCGATCGCAACCCTCTTGGCGTCACTGACGGACGAGGACGGACGCAGTACGCTCGCGGGGTTCTACGACGACGTCCGACCCCTGACCGAGCGAGACCGGGAGGTCCTCGACGCGATCCCGGTCGACGAGGAAGACATCCTGTCGGACCTCGGTCTTGACGCCCTCGCGACCGATCCCGACGAGGGATACGTCGAGCGGTTGCTCACCCGCCCGAACCTGAACGTGGCGGGACTCGACGCGGGGTATCACGGCGAGGGAATGAAGACCGTTCTCCCGTCTCGAGCGCGCGCGAAAATCGACTACCGACTGGTCGCAGATCAGGATCCCGACGCCGTCTACGACGCGCTCGAGCGACACGCCCGGGAGCACGCGCCGGCGGGAATCGATGTCGAACTCAGCCGCGTCGCGGCGATGGCGCCACAGCGGACGTCGGCGGACAGCCCGGTCGTCGAGCCGGCGATGCGGGCGGTCCGCAACGGCTGGGACACTGACCCGATCCTGAAACCCGCACTGGGCGGCTCGGTGCCGACGTACGTCTTCGCCGACGCCCTCGACGTTCCGTGTCTCGTGATTCCGTACGCAAACGAAGACGAGAACAACCACGCACCGGACGAAAACATCAAGCTCTCCTGCGTTCGCGCCGGGGCGCGAACGACGGTAGCACTCCTCTCGGAACTCGCCGACGCGGACCTCGAGTCGGTATCGACGCACTCCTGA
- a CDS encoding Zn-ribbon domain-containing OB-fold protein codes for MRETPYTERFWEALSDGRFLIHACEDCEERFFPPAPVCPSCHSRSVEWVESNGTGELYSFTRQHATADGFPDEIVAGVVELDEGPRLLTAIDEAYADLALGDRVRVEPCEYTHDYDRGRHAEQPFFAATTIDGDE; via the coding sequence ATGCGCGAGACGCCTTACACCGAGCGATTCTGGGAGGCGCTCTCCGACGGCCGGTTCCTGATCCACGCCTGCGAGGACTGCGAGGAGCGGTTCTTCCCGCCAGCACCGGTCTGTCCGAGCTGTCACTCACGGTCCGTCGAGTGGGTCGAGTCGAACGGGACCGGAGAACTCTACTCGTTCACCCGACAGCACGCGACGGCCGACGGCTTTCCCGACGAGATCGTCGCGGGCGTCGTCGAACTCGACGAGGGGCCGCGGCTACTGACCGCGATCGACGAGGCGTACGCGGATCTTGCACTCGGCGATCGCGTACGCGTCGAACCGTGCGAGTACACACACGACTACGATCGGGGTCGCCACGCTGAGCAGCCGTTCTTCGCGGCGACGACGATCGATGGCGACGAGTGA
- the ggt gene encoding gamma-glutamyltransferase produces the protein MDGQQSPDLDQFTSRRSTVYAPNGIVATSQPLAAEAGAAILREGGNAFDAAVSTAAALNVVEPTSTGLGGDVFALYKTADGEVGALRSCGGAPGNATLERVRDRIAADQGVEPDAAEMPTYGPYTITVPGTARGWERTVEDLGTLSLERVLEPAIEYATEGFPVSEIIANQWAEASSVLRDDNARDAYLPDGRAPEVGEHVRLPALGETMRRIAEDGADVFYEGEIAEEIVSAVQSRDGFLTLEDLASFEPEYVDPISTTYGGAEIFQLPPNNQGIVALEALNIAEALGAGDHPPDSPERIHLAVEAAKRALTDGLFHVTDSDFEDVPELGSKAYAAERADEIGAEATQDVDIGHPSANGSAEDADTVLLTVADEEGNVVSYINSRFKDFGSGVVAGDTGVALQNRGSSFSLDPDHPNRIEPGKRPFHTLIPGLARFDDSDWAAFGVMGGYMQPQGHLQVLLNLLEDGMSLQEAMDYPRWRYQVDGQLAVEGRYDGTVLTKLARRGHEVRVRPPGHFGGSQIARNDDGTLSGATDPRKDGSVVGF, from the coding sequence ATGGACGGACAGCAATCGCCAGATCTCGATCAGTTCACTTCGCGCCGATCGACCGTGTACGCACCGAACGGAATCGTCGCGACTAGCCAACCGCTCGCCGCCGAAGCCGGAGCGGCGATCCTTCGCGAAGGCGGTAACGCGTTCGACGCAGCGGTATCGACCGCTGCAGCCCTGAACGTCGTCGAACCGACCAGCACCGGGCTCGGCGGCGACGTCTTCGCGCTCTACAAGACCGCCGACGGCGAGGTTGGCGCGCTTCGAAGCTGCGGCGGCGCGCCTGGCAATGCGACGCTCGAGCGCGTTCGCGACCGGATCGCCGCCGATCAGGGCGTCGAACCCGACGCGGCGGAGATGCCAACCTACGGTCCGTACACAATCACCGTTCCGGGAACCGCTCGCGGCTGGGAACGCACCGTCGAGGATCTCGGCACGCTCTCTCTCGAGCGAGTGCTCGAGCCGGCGATCGAGTACGCGACCGAGGGGTTCCCAGTCTCGGAGATCATCGCCAATCAGTGGGCGGAGGCGTCGTCGGTGCTCCGAGACGACAACGCTCGCGACGCGTATCTGCCGGACGGTCGCGCACCCGAGGTCGGCGAACACGTCCGTCTCCCGGCGCTCGGCGAGACGATGCGACGGATCGCCGAGGACGGGGCCGACGTCTTCTACGAGGGCGAGATCGCCGAGGAGATCGTGTCGGCGGTCCAATCGCGCGACGGCTTCCTGACGCTCGAGGATCTGGCGTCGTTCGAACCGGAGTACGTCGACCCGATCAGTACGACCTACGGCGGCGCCGAAATATTCCAGTTGCCGCCGAACAACCAGGGAATCGTCGCGCTCGAGGCCCTGAACATCGCCGAGGCGCTCGGCGCGGGCGATCACCCGCCTGACTCGCCGGAACGAATCCACCTCGCGGTCGAAGCAGCGAAACGCGCGCTGACCGACGGGCTCTTTCACGTCACCGATTCCGACTTCGAGGACGTCCCGGAGCTCGGCTCCAAGGCGTACGCGGCCGAGCGAGCCGATGAAATCGGGGCCGAAGCGACGCAGGATGTCGATATCGGACACCCGAGCGCAAACGGGAGCGCCGAGGACGCCGACACCGTGCTCCTGACCGTCGCCGACGAGGAGGGGAACGTCGTCTCGTACATCAACTCCCGCTTCAAGGACTTCGGCAGCGGCGTCGTCGCGGGCGATACCGGCGTCGCCCTGCAGAACCGCGGCAGTTCGTTCTCGCTGGACCCGGATCATCCGAATCGGATCGAGCCCGGGAAGCGACCGTTCCACACCCTCATCCCCGGACTGGCGCGGTTCGACGACTCCGACTGGGCCGCATTCGGCGTCATGGGTGGCTACATGCAACCGCAGGGGCATCTTCAGGTTCTCCTGAACCTTCTCGAGGATGGGATGTCGCTGCAGGAGGCGATGGATTACCCTCGATGGCGCTATCAGGTCGACGGCCAGCTCGCCGTCGAAGGACGCTACGACGGGACCGTGCTGACGAAACTCGCCCGACGCGGTCACGAGGTGCGGGTCCGACCGCCGGGACACTTCGGCGGCAGTCAGATCGCCCGCAACGACGACGGGACGCTCTCGGGTGCCACCGATCCGCGTAAAGACGGCTCAGTCGTCGGATTCTGA